The uncultured Hyphomonas sp. genome includes a window with the following:
- a CDS encoding efflux transporter outer membrane subunit produces MKRSILFAGTAILAACASSPANIGGLAGEPVDFYAQAPDAPAEWTASGVAGKAPKGDWLSQFNDPVMMSLVAEALENNPTLKSRAAAMRAAEAATRTARSAGRPGLSASVTAGGNSVGVETPSGTTRTESEIYGVGLDASWELDLWGRIGASVNAAEADYAASEADLSAAELSLAAQTAIAWINLNEAIAQERVAELTYDARDRVRLLTERRFQRGLVDALDVRTARSALANAEATIATRRQITGETARRLEILLGRYPAAEIAAPAELPSLGPLEPEGNPALLLSRRPDIAASEARIEAAGMRAETARLAMLPSLTLSGSVSTTESDLADAFDPELIAARLVANLIAPIFTGGRLDAQRDAAVAQAEAAVANYASAVLSAWGEVENAIAADQYLAEQEQAQARALEEARLAEELALRKYTTSGTLTIFNLIDAQTRRLTAESQLISVSANRATNRISYHLALGGGLPVLTTSTATTPTEAAAE; encoded by the coding sequence ATGAAACGATCAATCCTCTTCGCGGGCACAGCAATTCTTGCGGCGTGCGCCTCCTCTCCGGCAAATATTGGCGGTCTTGCGGGCGAACCCGTTGATTTCTATGCGCAAGCTCCGGACGCTCCGGCAGAATGGACCGCAAGCGGGGTGGCTGGCAAAGCCCCGAAAGGCGACTGGCTGAGCCAGTTCAATGATCCGGTGATGATGTCCCTGGTTGCCGAAGCACTGGAAAACAACCCCACACTGAAATCCCGCGCCGCCGCGATGCGCGCCGCAGAAGCCGCCACCCGGACCGCGCGTTCTGCCGGCCGCCCTGGCCTCAGCGCTTCGGTGACCGCAGGCGGCAACTCCGTGGGCGTGGAGACCCCGTCCGGCACCACCCGGACGGAGAGTGAAATCTACGGCGTCGGCCTCGATGCAAGCTGGGAGCTGGACCTCTGGGGCCGCATCGGCGCGTCTGTGAATGCCGCCGAAGCCGACTATGCCGCCTCCGAAGCCGATCTGTCCGCCGCAGAACTGTCCCTGGCGGCCCAGACAGCCATTGCCTGGATCAACCTGAACGAGGCAATCGCGCAGGAGCGCGTGGCTGAGCTGACCTATGATGCCCGTGATCGTGTCCGCCTCCTGACCGAACGCCGCTTCCAGCGCGGCCTGGTCGATGCCCTGGATGTGCGTACCGCCCGGTCGGCCCTGGCCAATGCCGAGGCCACGATTGCCACCCGCCGGCAGATCACAGGGGAAACGGCCCGCCGCCTTGAGATCCTTCTTGGACGCTACCCCGCTGCAGAAATTGCCGCCCCGGCGGAACTCCCGTCGCTTGGCCCGCTGGAACCGGAAGGCAACCCTGCCCTTCTCCTGTCGCGCCGCCCGGATATTGCCGCCTCCGAAGCCCGGATCGAAGCAGCCGGCATGCGGGCCGAAACCGCCCGGCTGGCCATGCTGCCCTCCCTTACGCTGAGCGGCAGCGTGTCGACCACTGAATCCGATCTCGCTGATGCATTCGACCCGGAGCTCATCGCCGCGCGTCTGGTGGCCAATCTGATCGCGCCAATCTTTACTGGCGGCCGCCTGGATGCCCAGCGTGACGCTGCCGTTGCACAGGCTGAAGCGGCTGTTGCCAACTATGCAAGCGCCGTCCTGTCTGCCTGGGGCGAGGTCGAGAACGCCATCGCAGCCGACCAGTATCTTGCAGAGCAGGAACAAGCCCAGGCCCGCGCCCTTGAGGAAGCCCGTCTTGCCGAAGAACTGGCCCTGCGCAAGTATACGACCAGCGGCACACTGACGATCTTCAACCTGATCGACGCCCAGACGCGGCGCCTGACCGCAGAAAGCCAGCTGATCTCGGTCAGCGCCAATCGCGCCACCAACCGTATTTCGTATCACCTCGCCCTCGGCGGTGGATTGCCGGTCCTGACCACCTCGACCGCAACGACGCCCACCGAAGCCGCCGCAGAGTAA
- a CDS encoding ATP-binding protein, whose translation MTEVLSTTTQKGAERGIRRATTLRVRDFVVLISCFAAVLVLLLVTGSIGLLEAAAALIAAGAVAWAYYVGSATVLPASAVVDGAADSIVPGPSAASIPLKALPLPAFEIDLDGRIVAFNAEAEDILRLDNRVRPRASTVIRSPALLSAIDKAIHTEVDAPLAVDVDAGPNETWRAHVSRPLEAGRVLIVLEDLTPLRRAARARSDFIANASHELRTPLTALSGFIETMRGPAKDDPESWGRFLDIMAVESERMSRLISDLLSLSRIESSEQVAPRDKVDMQDVLVSGTAALGGMADERGVTLVVSGTDEALPVIGNRDELIQVVENLISNAIKYCRKDGTVRVTYGAAADTVEARAKSGQVWENGERMTLLQSVNRPGPGEPAVWIRVEDEGPGIERQHLPRLGERFYRTDQSRGGKITGTGLGLAIVKHIMAHHRGGMAVETVMEQGSAFAVWLPAMRRKAGDA comes from the coding sequence ATGACTGAAGTGCTTTCAACCACGACCCAGAAGGGGGCTGAGAGAGGCATACGCCGTGCCACGACGCTACGGGTCCGTGACTTTGTCGTGCTTATATCGTGCTTTGCGGCGGTTCTCGTGCTGCTACTGGTGACCGGCTCCATCGGACTGCTCGAAGCCGCTGCCGCCCTGATCGCGGCGGGGGCTGTTGCCTGGGCCTATTATGTCGGGTCGGCGACCGTCCTGCCGGCCTCGGCCGTGGTGGATGGCGCAGCAGACAGTATCGTGCCCGGCCCGTCGGCGGCGTCCATTCCGCTGAAGGCCTTGCCTCTGCCGGCATTCGAGATCGACCTCGACGGGCGGATCGTCGCCTTCAATGCCGAGGCAGAGGACATTCTGCGCCTCGACAACCGCGTCCGGCCGCGTGCCTCGACGGTCATTCGCTCCCCGGCGCTGCTGTCGGCGATCGACAAGGCGATTCATACAGAAGTTGACGCGCCGCTGGCGGTGGATGTCGATGCCGGGCCGAATGAAACCTGGCGCGCGCATGTCTCAAGGCCTCTGGAAGCCGGCCGGGTGCTGATCGTGCTGGAGGATCTGACCCCACTGCGACGGGCGGCGCGTGCCCGGTCTGATTTCATTGCCAATGCCAGCCACGAATTGCGTACGCCGCTGACGGCCTTGTCCGGTTTCATCGAGACAATGCGCGGCCCGGCAAAGGATGATCCGGAAAGCTGGGGCCGGTTCCTGGACATCATGGCCGTGGAATCGGAGCGCATGTCCCGCCTCATCTCAGACCTTCTGTCCCTGTCGAGGATCGAGTCGTCCGAGCAGGTCGCCCCGCGCGACAAGGTGGACATGCAGGACGTGCTGGTGTCTGGCACGGCCGCACTGGGCGGCATGGCGGACGAACGCGGCGTGACGCTGGTTGTCTCCGGCACCGATGAGGCGCTTCCGGTGATCGGCAACCGGGACGAACTGATCCAGGTGGTCGAGAACCTGATTTCCAATGCGATCAAATATTGCCGCAAGGACGGCACGGTCCGGGTCACCTATGGCGCAGCGGCCGATACGGTTGAAGCGCGGGCGAAGTCCGGCCAGGTCTGGGAGAATGGCGAGCGGATGACGCTGTTGCAGTCGGTTAACCGGCCGGGCCCGGGCGAGCCGGCGGTGTGGATCCGGGTCGAGGATGAAGGCCCGGGCATTGAGCGCCAGCACCTGCCGCGGCTCGGCGAGCGCTTCTACCGCACAGATCAGAGCCGTGGCGGCAAGATCACCGGCACGGGTCTGGGCCTCGCCATTGTGAAACACATCATGGCGCACCATCGCGGCGGCATGGCGGTGGAAACGGTGATGGAGCAGGGATCCGCTTTTGCGGTCTGGCTTCCGGCCATGCGGCGCAAGGCCGGAGATGCCTGA
- the murI gene encoding glutamate racemase: MAETLPGNFVPSPARGRVLVFDSGVGGLTVAEEIRALGPVLGVHYAADSGFFPYGDKSDEALRERLPKVARALCDRVKPDVFVIACNTASTLALAEVRAALDIPVVGTVPAIKPAAQLTRTGTIGLLATPGTIRRAYTSELIETFAGHLRVIMHGSIELVRLAEAHARGEDIHIDRFAEAQAPLFDVPGGEKIDTIVLACTHFPLVRGQLIASAPQPVSYVDSGAAIARQTIRVLPVETEARGIGGHAYLTSHPEDEADLALVLRRYGFPELQSVALDPMDTTSAPTDP; the protein is encoded by the coding sequence ATGGCTGAGACGTTGCCCGGCAATTTTGTTCCGTCTCCTGCCCGCGGGCGGGTGCTCGTCTTCGATTCCGGGGTCGGGGGCCTGACGGTTGCGGAAGAGATCCGCGCGCTGGGTCCGGTGCTTGGTGTGCACTATGCCGCCGATTCCGGTTTCTTCCCTTATGGCGACAAGTCCGACGAGGCTCTGCGTGAGCGCCTGCCGAAAGTAGCCAGGGCGCTCTGCGACCGTGTGAAGCCGGACGTGTTCGTCATCGCCTGCAATACGGCCTCGACCCTGGCGCTGGCAGAGGTGCGCGCGGCGCTGGATATTCCGGTTGTCGGCACCGTGCCGGCGATCAAGCCTGCTGCCCAGCTTACCCGCACCGGCACGATCGGGCTGCTGGCGACGCCGGGCACGATCCGCCGGGCCTATACGTCCGAACTGATCGAGACCTTCGCCGGCCATCTGCGCGTCATCATGCATGGCAGTATCGAGCTTGTCCGCCTGGCCGAGGCCCATGCGCGGGGGGAGGACATCCATATCGACCGGTTTGCAGAGGCGCAGGCGCCGCTGTTCGATGTGCCGGGCGGGGAGAAGATCGACACGATCGTGCTGGCCTGTACGCATTTCCCGCTTGTGCGCGGCCAGCTGATTGCCAGTGCGCCCCAGCCTGTCAGCTATGTCGACTCAGGCGCCGCGATTGCGCGCCAGACCATCCGTGTACTGCCGGTGGAGACGGAGGCGCGCGGCATTGGCGGGCACGCCTATCTGACCAGTCATCCCGAGGACGAGGCGGATCTCGCGCTCGTCCTCAGGCGATACGGTTTTCCGGAACTTCAGAGCGTGGCTCTGGACCCGATGGACACAACTTCGGCCCCGACCGACCCGTAA
- a CDS encoding type III PLP-dependent enzyme, with amino-acid sequence MHSYATPVHIVRESQPDVPVWCFRPERVTASAKWFRESFSAEPFYAVKANPGPHVLDALWAGGVRSFDCASDTEVELIRTRFPTARIAFLHPVKNRRAIARAYKEFGVRIFVTDTMEELNKILEETGYANDLTIIVRVAVSCDGAALPLAGKFGASANDAAEILREARRYADELGVSFHVGSQALKPTAWATAMADVSRIIITAGVTVDIVDVGGGFPSVYADNAPPALESYVAMIEASFEEMFVLENADLWCEPGRALVAESESLLCRIELSKNGALYINDGSYGALYDAVHERWQFPKRAIAGDGRKLHGMKAYRVYGPTCDSTDKFPDEIMLPAGLTEGDYIEFGNLGAYGRAMSSRFNGFGETEVVEVQDAPWPSLYGSVGAEVVSIGSRATL; translated from the coding sequence ATGCACTCCTATGCTACCCCGGTTCATATCGTTCGTGAGTCCCAGCCGGATGTTCCCGTCTGGTGTTTCCGTCCGGAGCGCGTCACCGCGTCGGCGAAATGGTTCCGCGAGTCCTTCTCGGCCGAGCCGTTCTATGCCGTGAAGGCGAACCCCGGCCCGCACGTGCTCGATGCCCTCTGGGCCGGCGGCGTACGCAGCTTCGATTGCGCCTCCGACACCGAAGTCGAGCTGATCCGTACACGTTTCCCGACAGCGCGCATCGCGTTTCTGCACCCGGTGAAGAACCGCCGTGCGATCGCCCGCGCCTACAAGGAATTCGGCGTCCGCATCTTCGTCACCGATACGATGGAGGAGCTGAACAAGATCCTTGAGGAAACCGGCTATGCCAACGACCTGACGATTATCGTCCGTGTCGCTGTTTCCTGTGACGGGGCCGCCCTGCCGCTGGCCGGTAAATTCGGCGCAAGCGCGAACGACGCTGCAGAAATCCTGCGCGAAGCCCGCCGCTATGCAGACGAACTGGGCGTGTCGTTCCATGTCGGCAGCCAGGCCCTGAAGCCGACGGCCTGGGCAACCGCCATGGCAGACGTGTCGCGCATCATCATTACCGCAGGTGTCACGGTGGACATCGTCGACGTTGGCGGCGGCTTTCCGTCCGTATACGCCGACAACGCCCCGCCGGCGCTGGAATCCTATGTCGCCATGATCGAGGCATCATTCGAGGAAATGTTCGTTCTCGAAAACGCTGACCTCTGGTGCGAGCCGGGCCGTGCGCTGGTCGCCGAGTCCGAAAGCCTGCTGTGCAGGATCGAATTGTCGAAGAACGGCGCGCTCTACATCAATGACGGCTCCTATGGCGCCCTCTACGATGCCGTGCATGAGCGCTGGCAGTTCCCGAAACGCGCCATCGCCGGCGACGGCCGCAAACTGCACGGCATGAAGGCTTACCGCGTCTATGGCCCGACCTGCGATTCGACCGACAAGTTCCCGGACGAGATCATGCTGCCGGCCGGCCTGACCGAAGGCGACTATATCGAGTTCGGAAACCTCGGCGCCTATGGCCGCGCCATGTCCAGCCGCTTCAACGGCTTCGGAGAGACCGAAGTGGTGGAAGTGCAGGACGCGCCGTGGCCGAGCCTTTACGGGTCGGTCGGGGCCGAAGTTGTGTCCATCGGGTCCAGAGCCACGCTCTGA
- a CDS encoding substrate-binding domain-containing protein, whose translation MTRRCLPAVRPVLAAALLLLAAACGRTDLSELEVGDRIVIPSITGVDAEKIKIVGSSTVSPFATTVAEQFGAVTKWPTPVVETTGTGGGFKAFCLGAGPSQPSISDASRPIKKSERALCAANGVNDPAEFRVGYDGIVIANSKAGPDFDITKAELYRALAKDLPDGEGGFVPNPYKSWSEVSPSLPDEPILVFGPPPTSGTRDAFVELGMEHGALEDPQMSALSDLDETAFLQRAHTIRTDGAWIDFGENDAAVVQALTKTPAAIGILGFSFLEQNSDRVKAGLLSGVPPDFVHIKDGDYGLSRMLYIYVKRENLGFVPGIAEFVEEFVSDGAMGPDGYLLDKGLIPLTEEDRATEQARAAALKAAPDN comes from the coding sequence ATGACGCGTAGGTGCCTCCCGGCCGTCCGGCCTGTCCTTGCTGCAGCACTCTTGCTGCTGGCCGCCGCATGCGGACGAACGGACCTGTCGGAGCTGGAAGTGGGTGACCGGATTGTCATACCCTCGATCACCGGCGTGGATGCCGAGAAGATCAAGATTGTCGGCTCCTCCACGGTCTCGCCGTTCGCCACGACCGTTGCCGAACAGTTCGGCGCGGTCACCAAATGGCCGACGCCTGTCGTGGAAACGACCGGGACAGGCGGCGGCTTCAAGGCGTTCTGCCTTGGCGCCGGGCCGTCACAGCCCTCCATTTCCGACGCCTCACGCCCCATCAAGAAGAGCGAGCGGGCTCTGTGTGCGGCCAATGGCGTGAATGACCCGGCGGAATTCCGTGTCGGTTATGACGGGATCGTCATCGCCAATTCGAAGGCCGGGCCGGATTTCGACATCACCAAGGCAGAGCTTTACCGCGCCCTCGCCAAGGACCTGCCGGACGGGGAGGGCGGCTTCGTGCCCAATCCTTACAAGTCCTGGAGCGAAGTCAGCCCATCCCTGCCGGACGAGCCGATCCTGGTCTTCGGCCCACCGCCCACCTCCGGCACACGGGACGCCTTTGTCGAACTGGGCATGGAGCATGGCGCGCTGGAAGATCCGCAGATGAGCGCGCTGAGCGACCTCGACGAGACGGCCTTCCTGCAGCGCGCGCATACGATCCGCACTGACGGCGCCTGGATCGATTTCGGGGAGAATGACGCCGCCGTCGTACAGGCCCTCACCAAGACACCGGCTGCGATCGGCATTCTCGGTTTTTCCTTCCTTGAGCAGAATTCGGACCGGGTGAAGGCTGGCCTGCTGTCCGGTGTCCCACCGGACTTCGTGCATATCAAGGATGGCGACTATGGCCTGTCGCGTATGCTGTACATCTATGTGAAACGGGAAAACCTCGGCTTCGTGCCCGGCATTGCCGAGTTCGTTGAAGAGTTCGTGTCGGACGGCGCCATGGGTCCCGACGGCTACCTGCTGGACAAGGGGCTGATCCCGCTCACGGAAGAAGACCGCGCCACAGAGCAGGCAAGGGCGGCCGCGCTCAAGGCGGCGCCAGACAACTAG
- a CDS encoding glycosyltransferase family 1 protein, producing the protein MDSERGLYGPLQARHVARGCVALMGVHMRIMLVTDAWDPQVNGVVRTMKRVIAESEAMGHEWEIVHPGQGFMTMPLPTYPEIKLALFARGQIEERFNEFEPDAVHIATEGTLGMAGRAMCLKIKHPFSTAYHTRFPEYVSARLPIPISWGYNFVRWFHKYSGKVMVPTPSMVEELRAKKFINLVAWGRGVDTDLFHPSRRIEEGQPGDPFEGLQRPIFLNVGRVAVEKNIEAFAELDLPGTKVIVGDGPQREELQKRYPEVKFLGARFNEDLATVYASADVFVFPSLTDTFGLVVLEAMSSGTPVAAFDATGPRDVIPGSNAGTITPVDGDLAAGAIACLDLDRDTCRKYAEGYSWQACAEAFIENLQPLPAPARKRFWQKIRLRRRKKPLELVIPPLLDLSPKPKDSGDKPDDKA; encoded by the coding sequence GTGGACAGCGAAAGGGGCCTTTACGGTCCTCTCCAAGCCCGCCATGTTGCGCGCGGCTGCGTGGCATTGATGGGAGTCCACATGCGGATCATGCTCGTGACAGACGCCTGGGACCCTCAGGTCAATGGCGTCGTGCGCACCATGAAGCGCGTCATCGCCGAATCCGAGGCGATGGGCCATGAATGGGAAATCGTGCACCCCGGACAGGGGTTCATGACCATGCCCCTGCCGACCTATCCGGAAATCAAGCTGGCCCTGTTCGCCCGGGGCCAGATTGAAGAGCGGTTCAACGAATTCGAGCCTGATGCGGTGCATATCGCGACCGAAGGCACACTCGGCATGGCCGGCCGGGCCATGTGCCTGAAGATCAAACACCCCTTCTCCACCGCCTATCACACCCGGTTCCCGGAATATGTATCGGCCCGCCTGCCCATCCCGATTTCCTGGGGCTATAATTTCGTGCGCTGGTTCCACAAATATTCCGGCAAGGTGATGGTGCCGACCCCGTCCATGGTGGAGGAATTGCGGGCCAAGAAATTCATCAATCTTGTCGCCTGGGGCCGGGGCGTCGATACAGACCTCTTCCACCCATCCCGCCGCATTGAGGAAGGCCAGCCGGGCGATCCGTTCGAGGGCCTGCAGCGCCCGATCTTTCTGAATGTCGGCCGCGTGGCCGTGGAAAAGAATATCGAAGCCTTCGCCGAACTGGACCTGCCGGGAACGAAAGTGATCGTTGGCGATGGCCCACAGCGCGAGGAACTCCAGAAGCGCTACCCGGAAGTCAAATTCCTCGGCGCACGCTTCAATGAGGACCTGGCAACCGTCTATGCGAGCGCAGACGTTTTCGTCTTCCCGAGCCTGACCGACACGTTCGGCCTGGTCGTCCTGGAGGCCATGTCGTCCGGCACGCCGGTCGCCGCCTTTGATGCCACCGGCCCGCGCGATGTGATCCCGGGTTCGAACGCCGGAACCATTACGCCGGTCGACGGAGACCTGGCGGCGGGAGCCATCGCCTGCCTGGACCTCGACCGCGACACCTGCCGCAAATATGCCGAAGGCTATAGCTGGCAGGCCTGCGCGGAGGCCTTCATCGAAAACCTCCAGCCCCTGCCTGCCCCAGCCCGGAAACGCTTCTGGCAGAAGATCCGCCTGCGCCGGCGCAAGAAGCCGCTGGAACTGGTCATCCCGCCGCTGCTGGACCTCAGCCCGAAGCCGAAGGATTCCGGCGACAAGCCCGACGACAAAGCCTGA
- the putA gene encoding bifunctional proline dehydrogenase/L-glutamate gamma-semialdehyde dehydrogenase PutA, translated as MTDALAATQFVWDALDSNKFVDEEALLEDLLKETPVSDDLRQAAMRRALDLVETARATGRRKGMMESFLEEFGLSNAEGLALMCLAEALLRVPDAETRDDLIAEKIRSGNWGAHQGQSESWLVNASTWGLMLTGRVIGVPAAAKKGPSHFVSGLVRESGEPVIRAAMMQAMRIMGEQFVLGRNVKDALKRGGRMVRQGDAAHFSFDMLGEGARTAADAERYLKAYQSAIEQVAASKDKSLKPEAANGVSVKLSALHPRYEAVNEARVMEEIYPGLLGLCKQAADANINLCLDAEEADRLVISLKLMEALAREPSLKGWSGLGIAVQAYQKRARGVIEKLKQLAGDTRQRFMVRLVKGAYWDSEIKHAQVEGFPNFPVFTTKQGTDFHYLACAKQLLEASPVLYPQFATHNAHTLATVDLMADSMGVTAFEFQRLHGMGEALYGAAKAGKKVRVYAPVGAHKDLLPYLVRRLLENGANTSFVHSFLDPDVPAEQVVADPITKVEAGPRRHPRIPTPPRLYGPERRNSSGLDLSQQNVRDDIAAAIRMFRDSPAIAAGAIVSGKPDTGGGELCRVPFHTETVLGACKEATEAAMDRALDAAVNFQPEWDKLGGPQRASHLRAMAEALEDNMPRLIALMARETGKTLNDGIAEVREAVDFLRYYAMGAEKDFAGPVRLPGPTGETNHLSLHGRGVFCCISPWNFPLAIFTGQISAALAAGNTVVAKPAEQSPLIAFEAVKLFHKAGLPVNALHLLPGKGETVGAKLTSDLRVSGVCFTGGTNTARMINRTLADRDGPIIPLIAETGGLNGLFVDTTALREQVLDDMIISAFGSAGQRCSALRVAFLPKATADHLIEGLKGAMDELKLGDPALPETDIGPVVDAEARDMLEAHLEDMKSRAKVLHQVDAGQIGREGYGFGPALVELSSLDQITEEKFGPILHVIRYDPDDIDEVGAKLHAKGYGLTLGVHSRLDSFYKEVRAACPVGNTYVNRSMIGAVVGVQPFGGEGLSGTGPKAGGPHYLHRFAAERALTVNITAQGGDAELLSL; from the coding sequence ATGACCGACGCCCTCGCCGCCACGCAATTTGTCTGGGACGCGCTCGACTCCAACAAGTTTGTTGATGAGGAGGCCTTGCTCGAGGATCTCCTGAAAGAGACGCCTGTCAGTGATGATCTGCGGCAGGCCGCGATGCGACGGGCACTCGACCTGGTCGAGACGGCGCGGGCCACCGGGCGCCGCAAGGGCATGATGGAAAGTTTCCTGGAGGAGTTCGGCCTGTCCAATGCCGAGGGCCTCGCCCTGATGTGTCTCGCTGAGGCGCTGCTGCGGGTGCCCGATGCCGAGACCCGCGACGACCTGATCGCCGAGAAGATCCGGTCCGGAAACTGGGGCGCTCATCAGGGGCAGTCGGAATCCTGGCTGGTCAATGCCTCCACCTGGGGGTTGATGCTGACAGGCCGCGTGATCGGTGTGCCGGCGGCAGCCAAGAAGGGCCCCAGCCATTTCGTGTCCGGCCTTGTGCGCGAGAGCGGTGAGCCGGTGATCCGCGCCGCCATGATGCAGGCGATGCGGATCATGGGCGAGCAGTTCGTCCTTGGGCGGAACGTGAAGGATGCGCTGAAGCGCGGCGGCCGGATGGTGCGCCAGGGCGATGCGGCCCATTTCAGCTTCGATATGCTGGGGGAGGGCGCCCGCACCGCGGCTGACGCCGAACGCTATCTGAAGGCCTATCAGAGCGCCATCGAACAGGTTGCCGCCAGCAAGGACAAATCTCTCAAGCCGGAAGCGGCCAATGGCGTCTCGGTCAAGCTCTCCGCCCTGCATCCGCGCTATGAGGCGGTCAATGAAGCCCGGGTGATGGAAGAAATCTATCCCGGCCTTCTGGGCCTCTGCAAACAGGCGGCCGACGCGAATATCAATCTCTGTCTGGATGCGGAAGAAGCCGATCGGCTGGTGATCTCCCTCAAGCTGATGGAAGCGCTTGCGCGTGAGCCGTCGCTCAAGGGCTGGTCCGGTCTGGGCATCGCCGTGCAGGCCTATCAGAAGCGCGCCCGCGGCGTGATCGAGAAGCTGAAACAGCTGGCAGGCGACACCCGCCAGCGCTTCATGGTGCGCCTCGTGAAAGGCGCCTATTGGGACAGTGAGATCAAGCACGCTCAGGTCGAAGGCTTCCCGAACTTCCCGGTCTTCACCACCAAGCAGGGCACGGACTTCCATTATCTCGCCTGTGCAAAACAGCTGCTGGAAGCGAGCCCGGTGCTCTATCCGCAATTTGCCACGCACAATGCCCACACGCTGGCGACGGTAGACCTTATGGCAGACTCCATGGGCGTCACGGCGTTTGAGTTCCAGCGCCTGCACGGCATGGGCGAAGCGCTTTATGGCGCGGCGAAAGCCGGCAAGAAGGTGCGGGTCTATGCCCCGGTCGGGGCGCACAAGGATTTGTTGCCGTATCTCGTCCGCCGCCTGCTGGAGAACGGCGCCAATACAAGTTTTGTGCACTCCTTCCTCGATCCGGATGTGCCGGCCGAACAGGTCGTCGCCGATCCGATCACCAAGGTCGAGGCCGGCCCTCGCCGCCATCCGCGTATTCCCACGCCGCCCCGCCTTTACGGGCCGGAACGGCGCAATTCGTCCGGCCTGGACCTGTCGCAGCAGAATGTCCGCGACGACATCGCCGCCGCCATCCGCATGTTCCGTGACAGCCCCGCCATCGCGGCCGGGGCGATCGTTTCCGGCAAACCGGACACCGGCGGCGGAGAGCTCTGCCGTGTGCCGTTCCACACCGAAACCGTGCTCGGTGCCTGCAAGGAAGCCACCGAGGCGGCGATGGACCGCGCGCTGGACGCGGCGGTCAATTTCCAGCCGGAATGGGACAAGCTCGGCGGGCCGCAGCGGGCGAGCCATCTGCGCGCCATGGCCGAAGCGCTGGAAGACAATATGCCCCGTCTCATCGCCCTGATGGCGCGCGAGACCGGCAAGACGCTGAATGACGGCATCGCCGAAGTCCGCGAAGCGGTCGATTTCCTGCGCTATTACGCAATGGGCGCCGAGAAGGATTTCGCCGGGCCTGTGCGCCTGCCGGGTCCGACGGGGGAGACCAACCATCTGTCCCTGCACGGACGGGGCGTGTTCTGCTGTATCAGTCCGTGGAATTTCCCGCTGGCCATCTTTACCGGGCAAATCTCTGCGGCGCTCGCGGCCGGCAATACGGTCGTCGCCAAGCCGGCTGAACAATCGCCGCTGATCGCGTTCGAGGCAGTGAAACTGTTCCACAAGGCCGGCCTGCCGGTAAATGCGCTGCACCTTTTGCCCGGCAAGGGGGAGACAGTCGGGGCGAAGCTGACGTCTGACCTGCGCGTTTCCGGCGTCTGTTTCACCGGCGGCACGAACACCGCCCGCATGATCAACCGCACGCTGGCAGACCGCGACGGGCCGATTATTCCGCTGATCGCAGAGACCGGCGGCCTGAACGGCCTGTTCGTCGACACGACGGCACTGCGCGAACAGGTGCTGGATGACATGATCATTTCCGCCTTCGGATCGGCTGGCCAGCGCTGTTCGGCGCTACGCGTTGCCTTCCTGCCGAAGGCCACTGCCGACCATCTGATCGAAGGCCTGAAAGGGGCGATGGACGAGCTGAAGCTTGGCGACCCGGCCCTGCCTGAAACGGACATTGGCCCGGTCGTCGATGCGGAAGCGCGCGACATGCTGGAGGCACACCTCGAAGACATGAAGTCCCGCGCGAAAGTCCTGCACCAGGTCGATGCCGGTCAGATCGGCCGCGAAGGCTACGGCTTCGGCCCGGCGCTGGTGGAACTGTCCTCGCTGGATCAGATTACGGAAGAGAAGTTCGGCCCCATCCTGCATGTGATCCGCTACGACCCGGATGATATCGACGAGGTCGGCGCCAAACTCCACGCCAAGGGCTATGGCCTGACGCTGGGTGTGCATTCGCGCCTAGACAGCTTCTACAAGGAAGTCCGCGCGGCTTGCCCGGTCGGCAATACCTATGTGAACCGGTCGATGATCGGGGCGGTCGTTGGTGTGCAGCCTTTCGGCGGGGAAGGTCTCTCCGGCACGGGCCCCAAGGCCGGCGGGCCGCATTATCTCCATCGCTTCGCCGCAGAAAGGGCGCTGACCGTGAATATCACGGCACAGGGAGGTGACGCAGAACTGCTGAGCCTGTAG
- a CDS encoding DUF6265 family protein gives MKRALFACLVLISGCTAAPDMEGGHPLGWMSGCWENADGDYREVWSAPDHGYLFGYALALKGDRVSFFEQSRIDPGKGFTFNAYPAGKGPSPFREIERGASHIVFADPGHDYPQRIRYAREGDRMTAEISLIDGSRGQGFAFRRCRN, from the coding sequence ATGAAGCGCGCCCTGTTCGCCTGCCTCGTGCTGATCAGTGGATGTACCGCCGCGCCGGACATGGAAGGCGGACACCCGCTCGGCTGGATGAGCGGGTGCTGGGAAAATGCAGATGGGGACTATCGCGAAGTCTGGTCCGCGCCTGATCATGGCTATCTGTTCGGCTACGCTCTGGCGCTGAAGGGTGACCGGGTCAGCTTTTTCGAACAATCCCGCATAGACCCCGGCAAGGGCTTTACCTTCAACGCCTATCCTGCCGGCAAGGGCCCTTCCCCGTTCCGGGAAATCGAGCGCGGCGCGTCCCACATCGTTTTTGCCGATCCCGGCCACGACTATCCGCAGCGCATCCGCTACGCCCGTGAAGGCGACCGGATGACGGCGGAAATTTCGCTGATCGATGGCTCCCGGGGCCAGGGCTTTGCCTTCCGGCGCTGCCGGAACTGA